The genome window GTCCATGCTGCGCGCGACCACCGGCTGGGTGACCTCGATCGCCTGCTGGGCGTCCGGCGCGGGCGCGATCCATTCGGCGGGAAGGTCGTTCTCGTCGACGATGCCCGAGGCGCGCAGGAAGCGCGCCACCTGGTCCAGCGCCACGGTCCGGCTCTCGATCGCGCCGTGGTAGCCGCATTCGATCAGCAGCGAACGCGTGCCGTTGTCGGCCATCTGGCCGAAGCGGCCGTAGTCGCGCATGCGCACGCCGTCCTTGTGGCCGGCATCGACGATGACGTGGCGCGGCGCGCCCAGCTCGCGGGCCAGCTCCAGGTTGCGCGGCTGCATGCCGGTCAGCAGCAGCGGCGCGCAGGGTTCGTGCATGGAGTGCAGGTCCAGCAGCCAGTCGGCCTGCCGCACCCAGGGCAGCAGCGCGGCGGCGCGCGTGCGCTCGCGGGTGGTGGGGGCGGCGAGCTTGTCGTCGCTCCAGACCCGGTTCAGGTCCTCGTCCAGGTAACGCGAGGCATCATGGCGGGCGACGTCGAAGGTGTCGAACGCGGCCAGGTTGCAGAACGCCAGCGTCAGCTTGCCGCGCCGGGGCCGCAGGCCGGTCTCGAGCGCGGTCTTGACCGCCCAGGCGCCGCACAGCTCGTTGCCGTGCACCAGCGAAGTGACCAGCACATGGCGGCCGGGCGTGCCCGAGTCGAAGTGCCAGACGCCTTCGACGCCGGTGTTGCCGGCACGGACGGCGGACAGGTCGGGCACGGGCAGCAGGAAATCGTGAGTCGCCATCTTCATTCCTCGATCTTGGCGAACTCGACGATGCGCTTGTACTTCTCGGTTTCCTTGCGCTGGAACTGGGCCAGGTCGACACCCGAGGCGGCCACGGTGGATCCCGATTCCTGCATCTTGCTGCGGAACTCCGGCATCTTCAGGACGTCGTCCAGCGCGGCGCGCAGCTTCGTGACCACGGGCGCGGGTACGTTGGCGGGGCCGTACAGG of Pigmentiphaga sp. H8 contains these proteins:
- a CDS encoding succinylglutamate desuccinylase/aspartoacylase family protein yields the protein MATHDFLLPVPDLSAVRAGNTGVEGVWHFDSGTPGRHVLVTSLVHGNELCGAWAVKTALETGLRPRRGKLTLAFCNLAAFDTFDVARHDASRYLDEDLNRVWSDDKLAAPTTRERTRAAALLPWVRQADWLLDLHSMHEPCAPLLLTGMQPRNLELARELGAPRHVIVDAGHKDGVRMRDYGRFGQMADNGTRSLLIECGYHGAIESRTVALDQVARFLRASGIVDENDLPAEWIAPAPDAQQAIEVTQPVVARSMDFRFAQPWQGLEELERAGTVIGWQDGEPVTTPYDHCTLVMPSLRQLVPGVTVVRLARRVA